Proteins from a single region of Flavobacterium sp. YJ01:
- the purB gene encoding adenylosuccinate lyase: MTTLNELNAISPIDGRYRNKTQNLAPFFSEEALIKYRVLVEVEYFIALCQIPLPQLQGIDSSLFESLRNIYKNFSTEDALWIKETEKVTNHDVKAVEYFIKDAFEKLGLSQYKEFIHFGLTSQDINNTAIPLSTKEAFEQVYMPTLIAVIAKLKELCVEWKDIPMLARTHGQPASPTRLGKEILVFVERLEEQMRLLFNIPFAAKFGGATGNFNAHHVAYPQIDWKQFGNKFVETDLGLKHSFPTTQIEHYDHFAAFFDALKRINTIIIDLDRDIWTYVSMDYFKQKIKAGEIGSSAMPHKVNPIDFENSEGNLGIANAIFEHLSAKLPISRLQRDLTDSTVLRNVGVPFGHTIIAFEATLKGLNKLLLNESKFAEDLERNWAVVAEAIQTILRREAYPNPYEALKGLTRTNEAIDKNAIHNFIATLEVSDAVRAELLSITPSNYTGI; encoded by the coding sequence ATGACTACTCTAAACGAATTGAATGCTATATCGCCAATTGATGGAAGATATAGAAATAAAACTCAAAATTTAGCCCCTTTTTTCTCTGAAGAAGCTTTAATAAAATACCGTGTTTTGGTTGAAGTGGAATACTTCATTGCTTTATGCCAAATTCCATTACCACAATTGCAAGGTATTGATTCTAGTTTGTTTGAAAGCTTGAGAAATATCTACAAAAACTTCTCAACTGAAGATGCACTTTGGATTAAAGAAACAGAAAAAGTAACCAACCACGACGTAAAAGCGGTTGAGTATTTCATAAAAGATGCTTTTGAAAAATTGGGTTTATCTCAATATAAAGAGTTCATTCACTTCGGATTAACATCTCAAGATATTAATAATACTGCAATTCCGCTTTCTACAAAAGAAGCGTTTGAGCAAGTTTATATGCCGACTTTAATTGCTGTAATTGCAAAATTAAAAGAATTATGTGTTGAATGGAAAGACATTCCGATGTTGGCTCGCACGCACGGACAACCAGCCTCTCCTACTCGTTTAGGAAAAGAAATCTTGGTATTCGTAGAGCGTTTAGAAGAGCAAATGCGTTTGTTATTCAACATTCCGTTTGCCGCTAAATTTGGTGGTGCAACAGGAAACTTCAATGCACACCATGTAGCGTATCCGCAAATTGACTGGAAACAATTCGGAAATAAATTTGTTGAAACAGATCTTGGTTTAAAACATTCTTTCCCAACAACTCAAATTGAGCATTACGATCATTTTGCTGCTTTTTTTGATGCTTTAAAAAGAATCAACACGATTATCATCGATTTAGACCGTGACATTTGGACGTATGTTTCGATGGATTATTTTAAACAAAAAATCAAAGCTGGAGAAATCGGTTCTTCTGCAATGCCACATAAAGTTAACCCAATTGATTTTGAAAACTCTGAAGGAAACTTAGGAATTGCAAATGCTATTTTTGAACATCTTTCTGCAAAATTACCAATCTCAAGATTACAGCGCGATTTAACTGACAGCACTGTTTTACGTAACGTTGGAGTTCCTTTTGGACATACAATTATCGCTTTTGAAGCAACTTTAAAAGGTTTGAATAAATTACTTTTAAACGAAAGTAAATTTGCCGAAGATTTAGAAAGAAACTGGGCAGTTGTGGCTGAGGCAATTCAGACTATTTTGCGTCGTGAAGCTTACCCAAATCCGTATGAAGCTTTAAAAGGTTTAACAAGAACAAACGAAGCTATTGACAAAAATGCAATTCATAATTTTATTGCAACTTTGGAAGTTTCTGATGCTGTTCGAGCAGAATTATTATCAATAACGCCTAGTAATTACACAGGAATTTAA